The following proteins are encoded in a genomic region of Bernardetia sp. MNP-M8:
- the rfaD gene encoding ADP-glyceromanno-heptose 6-epimerase: MIVVTGAAGFIGSALISRLLEAGHSRIIAVDDFSFIEKNKNLAEKQITERVEREEFFDWLKKNYIDIEFIFHIGARTDTTEFDYSIFEHLNVDYSKKMWNACVEYSIPLVYASSAATYGAGEYGYEDDESRIPLLKPLNPYGKSKQEFDIWALEQDKTPPFWAGLKFFNVYGPNEFHKGRMASVIFHTYHQILKTGEMKLFRSHNPNFKDGEQLRDFVYVKDLIEVCLFLMNEQPKSSIYNLGSGTARTFLDLVKNTFYALDKTPKIDFVDTPADIRDKYQYYTQADMEKLKKAGYTKEFHTLEEGVEDYVKNYLIENKYY; this comes from the coding sequence ATGATTGTAGTAACAGGTGCAGCAGGTTTTATTGGTAGTGCATTAATTAGTCGTCTTTTAGAAGCTGGTCATAGTCGTATCATCGCTGTAGACGACTTTTCATTTATCGAAAAAAATAAAAATTTAGCAGAAAAGCAAATTACTGAGCGTGTAGAACGTGAAGAATTCTTTGATTGGCTCAAAAAAAATTACATCGACATAGAATTCATATTTCACATTGGTGCCCGTACAGATACTACCGAGTTTGATTATAGTATTTTTGAACATTTGAATGTAGATTATAGCAAAAAAATGTGGAATGCCTGTGTCGAATACTCAATTCCATTAGTATATGCTTCTTCGGCTGCAACATACGGTGCAGGAGAATATGGTTATGAAGATGATGAAAGCCGAATTCCACTGCTAAAACCTCTTAATCCGTATGGAAAGTCAAAACAAGAGTTTGATATTTGGGCATTAGAACAAGACAAAACTCCTCCTTTTTGGGCAGGATTAAAGTTTTTTAATGTCTATGGTCCTAATGAGTTTCATAAAGGACGTATGGCTTCAGTTATTTTTCATACCTATCATCAGATTTTGAAAACAGGTGAAATGAAACTTTTTCGTTCTCATAATCCTAATTTTAAAGATGGTGAGCAACTTCGTGATTTTGTTTATGTAAAAGACTTGATAGAAGTATGTTTGTTTTTGATGAATGAGCAACCCAAATCAAGCATTTATAATTTAGGAAGTGGCACTGCACGTACTTTTTTAGATTTGGTCAAAAACACATTTTATGCTCTTGATAAAACTCCTAAAATAGATTTTGTAGATACACCTGCTGATATTCGTGATAAATACCAATACTATACACAGGCTGATATGGAAAAATTAAAAAAAGCAGGCTATACTAAAGAATTTCATACCCTAGAAGAAGGTGTAGAGGATTATGTCAAGAATTATTTAATAGAAAATAAATATTATTAA
- a CDS encoding Rod shape-determining protein MreD: MNPSTITQFISFFIYWLLQVLLFRNVALFDTAFCFVYVGFLILLPLEISLTTLLLLGFGMGLAVDVFYDTAGVHAATMVIIAFIRPSIIQFIRPSGGYDGIENPTLSKLGFNWFVTYSGIILFLHHSILFLIQGSNFSLWLSNFFVILASTVLSLFVLIIGQFLFYRSK, encoded by the coding sequence ATGAATCCAAGTACAATTACTCAATTTATAAGTTTTTTTATTTATTGGCTTCTTCAAGTGTTACTTTTCAGAAATGTAGCTCTTTTTGATACTGCTTTTTGTTTTGTTTATGTAGGTTTTTTAATTTTACTTCCTCTTGAAATAAGTCTTACAACACTCTTACTTTTAGGGTTTGGAATGGGGTTAGCTGTAGATGTTTTTTATGATACTGCTGGTGTACATGCTGCTACAATGGTCATTATTGCATTTATTCGCCCTTCTATTATTCAATTTATACGTCCTAGTGGAGGTTATGATGGTATAGAAAATCCAACTCTTTCAAAACTAGGTTTCAACTGGTTTGTAACCTATTCAGGAATTATTTTATTTCTTCATCATTCTATCTTGTTCTTAATACAAGGAAGCAATTTTTCGCTTTGGCTTTCTAATTTTTTTGTAATTTTAGCAAGTACAGTTTTGAGTTTGTTTGTACTTATAATTGGGCAATTTTTATTTTACAGAAGTAAATAA
- the mreC gene encoding rod shape-determining protein MreC encodes MTSASSVVGTSLDMQNWIATRWNLKDENERLLEENTKLHSLLASQIRKNQVNDTIAFDKAYPNLSQKQKDSLRLFSLSEKFVGLDSLQLLSVSEYQLIPAKVIKHSYLLERNFLTINKGSKQGIKKGMGVITDSGIAGKIEAVSSNYATVRSILHIDYQIASQIKRNGVNATTQWDGKDYRSSNLLYTSAKDIKVGDTVVTSVENNFYPKEFLIGYIEEVNFTSAKGNFNEVNIRLATDFTKLSYVYVIENQYKSEIDSLEQVTIEK; translated from the coding sequence TTGACATCAGCTAGTTCTGTCGTTGGAACAAGTTTAGATATGCAAAATTGGATAGCTACTCGTTGGAACTTAAAAGATGAAAACGAACGACTTTTAGAGGAAAATACAAAACTTCATTCTCTTTTAGCTTCACAAATACGTAAAAATCAAGTTAATGACACAATTGCTTTCGATAAAGCATATCCTAATCTTTCCCAAAAACAAAAGGATAGTTTGAGGCTTTTTTCATTGTCTGAAAAGTTTGTAGGTCTGGATTCACTTCAACTTTTATCTGTTTCTGAATACCAACTTATTCCTGCTAAGGTTATCAAGCATTCTTATTTATTAGAACGAAATTTCCTGACAATAAACAAAGGAAGCAAACAAGGAATCAAAAAAGGAATGGGAGTGATTACAGACTCTGGAATTGCAGGAAAAATAGAAGCTGTTTCTAGTAATTATGCAACAGTAAGAAGTATTTTACATATTGATTATCAGATAGCTTCACAGATAAAACGCAATGGAGTAAATGCTACTACACAATGGGATGGTAAAGATTATCGCAGTTCAAATCTTTTATATACTTCTGCAAAAGATATAAAAGTAGGTGATACAGTAGTTACGAGTGTAGAAAATAATTTTTATCCAAAAGAATTCTTAATTGGTTATATAGAAGAGGTTAATTTTACTTCTGCAAAAGGCAATTTTAATGAAGTAAATATACGTTTGGCTACTGATTTTACAAAACTCTCTTATGTTTATGTGATAGAAAACCAGTATAAATCAGAAATTGATTCTTTAGAACAAGTTACGATAGAGAAATAG
- a CDS encoding rod shape-determining protein — MGFFDVFTSDIAIDLGTANTLIIHRGKIVVDEPSIIALDKRTGKVMAIGRKAMQMHEKTHEDIRTIRPLRDGVIADFDAAQQMIKGLIKMIERSRFNLSNRIVICIPSGITEVEKRAVKESAEQAGAKQVYMIKEPIAAAIGIGIDIEQPVGSMIVDIGGGTTEIAVIALSGIVCDQSIRTAGDVFNKDILDYMRRQHNLLIGERSAERIKIEVGAAMSELENAPDDYEVRGRDLMTGIPKVVKVSYSEIAFSLDKSISKIEEAVLKALEITPPELAADIYENGIYLTGGGALLRGLDKRLSLKTKLPIHIAEDPLRAVVRGTGIALNDVTRFKPVLLD, encoded by the coding sequence ATGGGTTTCTTTGACGTATTTACTAGCGATATTGCCATTGACTTAGGCACAGCTAACACACTAATTATTCATAGAGGGAAAATCGTCGTGGACGAACCTTCTATTATTGCACTTGACAAACGTACAGGAAAAGTAATGGCTATCGGAAGAAAAGCCATGCAAATGCACGAAAAAACACACGAAGATATTCGAACTATTCGTCCTCTTCGTGATGGTGTAATTGCTGATTTTGATGCAGCTCAACAAATGATAAAAGGGCTTATCAAGATGATAGAACGTAGTCGTTTTAATCTTTCCAATCGCATCGTAATTTGTATTCCTTCTGGCATTACAGAAGTAGAAAAACGTGCTGTAAAAGAATCTGCTGAACAAGCAGGTGCAAAACAAGTCTATATGATAAAAGAACCAATTGCAGCAGCTATTGGTATCGGTATCGATATTGAGCAGCCTGTCGGTTCAATGATTGTAGATATAGGAGGTGGAACAACCGAAATTGCTGTTATTGCACTTTCAGGTATTGTTTGTGACCAATCTATACGTACAGCAGGAGATGTATTTAATAAAGATATTTTAGACTATATGCGTCGTCAGCACAATCTTTTAATTGGAGAACGCTCTGCTGAACGTATCAAAATTGAGGTAGGAGCTGCCATGTCTGAGCTTGAAAATGCACCAGATGATTATGAAGTGCGTGGAAGAGATTTGATGACAGGTATTCCAAAAGTAGTAAAAGTATCGTATAGCGAAATTGCTTTTTCATTAGATAAATCTATTTCAAAAATTGAAGAAGCTGTTTTGAAGGCTCTTGAGATTACTCCTCCAGAATTAGCTGCCGATATTTACGAAAACGGAATTTATTTGACAGGTGGTGGTGCGCTTTTGCGTGGACTAGACAAACGACTTTCTCTCAAAACAAAACTACCTATTCACATTGCAGAAGACCCATTACGTGCAGTAGTACGTGGAACTGGCATTGCTCTGAATGATGTAACTCGTTTCAAACCTGTTTTATTAGACTAA
- a CDS encoding TetR/AcrR family transcriptional regulator, with translation MGIAERKARERVHRRNAIVDAAEDVIFKHGFSVATMAQVAKAAELSKGTLYLYFKSKEELYRAIILRGFIILKKMLREATKEGSSGYEKVIIVGKTYVEFSEKYPNYFTTILDYQNDTFNLASAEAESLQALEEGNAVITILVKALKEGAKDGSIAEQGNPFETAFVLWSQFTGLLQVIKRKINIIEHYFSLTKEDLLTTHWKMIERMLK, from the coding sequence ATGGGAATAGCAGAGCGAAAGGCAAGGGAACGAGTGCATAGAAGAAATGCAATCGTTGATGCAGCCGAAGATGTAATTTTCAAGCACGGTTTTTCTGTTGCAACAATGGCACAAGTAGCCAAAGCTGCCGAACTTAGCAAAGGAACTTTATACCTTTATTTTAAAAGCAAAGAAGAATTATATAGAGCTATCATTTTGAGAGGTTTTATAATTCTAAAAAAAATGCTTCGTGAAGCAACCAAAGAAGGAAGTTCAGGTTATGAAAAAGTCATTATTGTAGGAAAGACTTATGTAGAGTTTTCAGAAAAATATCCAAATTATTTTACAACTATTTTGGATTATCAGAATGACACATTCAACCTTGCTTCTGCTGAAGCTGAATCATTACAAGCCTTAGAAGAAGGAAATGCAGTGATTACAATTTTGGTAAAAGCACTTAAAGAAGGAGCGAAAGATGGAAGTATTGCCGAACAAGGCAATCCATTCGAAACTGCTTTCGTTCTTTGGAGTCAGTTTACAGGTCTTTTGCAGGTCATAAAGCGAAAAATAAATATCATTGAACATTATTTTTCTCTTACAAAAGAAGATTTGCTTACTACACATTGGAAAATGATAGAAAGAATGCTAAAGTAA
- a CDS encoding SDR family oxidoreductase, translated as MSRITNKIVLITGGASGIGKIMGRKCMEEGASELVIWDINQKGLDEVALEFGNKGYKVHTYKVDVSDLESIQNAASKVATEVGTIDILFNNAGIVVGKHFEDHSYEDIEKTVRINVLGVMHIARAFVAGMIKKGAGHIINISSASAFTPNPRMSVYAGSKWAVLGWSESLRLEMEQINESQKTDLHVTTVMPGYIDTGMFNGASAPLLTPLLIPEEIASDIIKAVKTNEILVQEPFMVKVVPLLRGVLPTRVYDFLAGNIFNVYNSMSKFTGRNEVSSGQKHSKDLGSATQEQEIPAIK; from the coding sequence ATGTCAAGAATAACCAACAAAATCGTACTTATTACAGGAGGAGCAAGTGGAATCGGCAAAATTATGGGTCGTAAGTGTATGGAAGAAGGAGCTTCTGAGCTTGTAATTTGGGATATTAATCAAAAAGGGCTTGACGAAGTAGCTTTAGAATTTGGAAATAAAGGATATAAAGTTCATACTTATAAAGTTGATGTTTCTGATTTAGAAAGCATTCAAAATGCCGCTTCTAAAGTAGCAACTGAAGTAGGAACAATAGATATTTTATTCAATAATGCAGGAATTGTAGTAGGAAAGCATTTTGAAGACCATTCATATGAAGATATTGAAAAAACAGTTCGTATAAATGTTTTGGGCGTGATGCACATCGCTAGAGCATTTGTAGCTGGAATGATTAAAAAAGGAGCAGGACATATTATTAATATTTCTTCAGCTTCAGCTTTTACACCAAATCCTCGTATGTCTGTTTATGCAGGTAGTAAGTGGGCTGTTTTGGGTTGGTCTGAATCACTTCGTTTAGAGATGGAGCAAATCAATGAGAGTCAGAAAACAGATTTGCATGTCACAACGGTAATGCCTGGTTATATTGATACAGGAATGTTTAATGGAGCTTCTGCGCCTCTTCTTACACCACTTTTAATACCTGAAGAAATTGCATCAGATATTATTAAAGCTGTAAAAACAAATGAAATTTTGGTTCAAGAACCATTTATGGTAAAAGTAGTACCATTATTGCGTGGTGTATTACCAACACGAGTATACGATTTCCTTGCAGGAAATATTTTTAATGTATACAACTCAATGAGCAAATTTACTGGAAGAAATGAAGTTTCTTCTGGACAAAAACATTCAAAAGACTTGGGAAGCGCAACCCAAGAGCAGGAAATTCCTGCTATCAAATAG
- a CDS encoding SpoIIE family protein phosphatase, producing the protein MDFIKKIWQKVSALGIDNSMERTERKRVRILNQINVLLFLEVPLFMIVHLFTNKWLSLILLFIGIGFLSNLLLNKNKKFSIARTGTFFWFWITVSLFCVFLGEKSGIVHTFYLLALLPFVIYPITQKARIAILVVIALISFFGFYAVRLFYDLERFVVLSENEQNYLFIPVVFTVFTVLCALVGTFAFHNQESEKELLQTLKETEQLNTITQEQNEELATTEKALQEALRQVEKDKEEIVVKNNELQAQEEEMRQTVEELTSVNEQMKLQEEKLRVQVQENKLQLYQIEQQEDLMRSSFEELQEKTEQMEAQEAIMQQAMIEMNRINEELQVSEQRLEKEVERRTAQIASQNKALEHSYLALESKTRTLHQSINYAKHIQNAILPPKMVVKALFSESFVFYKPKDIVSGDFYWVDRKINSDGNMRIAIAAVDCTGHGVPGAIMSMIGYNLLNQFSNQATLEEPHLLVEKLHNGVIQSLQQEHTENRDGMDLSICVYDSEKQTIDFVGAKNPLIYIQDNQLQEIKGTNASVGGAFYKQKKIHFEKHTIDVSKPTTIYLYSDGYQDQFGGKKGRKFMKSKFKKLLFDNHQKPMEEQSKLFRTTFNKWKEDEDQVDDVLLIGLKINS; encoded by the coding sequence ATGGACTTTATCAAAAAAATTTGGCAAAAAGTTTCAGCTCTTGGCATAGATAATTCTATGGAGAGAACTGAACGAAAACGTGTGCGTATATTAAACCAAATAAATGTACTTCTTTTTTTAGAAGTGCCTCTATTTATGATAGTGCATCTTTTCACCAACAAATGGCTTTCACTTATCTTGCTTTTTATTGGAATTGGTTTCTTATCTAATTTACTCCTTAACAAGAACAAGAAATTTTCTATTGCTCGTACAGGTACTTTTTTTTGGTTTTGGATTACTGTTTCATTGTTCTGTGTATTTTTGGGTGAAAAGTCGGGTATTGTACACACTTTTTATCTATTAGCTTTACTTCCATTCGTTATTTATCCTATCACACAAAAAGCAAGAATAGCTATACTTGTTGTGATAGCACTTATTTCATTCTTTGGATTTTATGCTGTAAGGCTATTTTATGATTTAGAAAGGTTTGTAGTGTTGAGTGAAAACGAACAGAATTACTTATTTATTCCTGTTGTTTTTACAGTATTTACTGTACTTTGTGCATTGGTTGGAACATTTGCATTTCATAATCAAGAATCTGAAAAAGAATTATTACAAACTCTAAAAGAAACTGAGCAACTCAATACCATCACACAAGAACAAAATGAAGAACTTGCAACTACTGAAAAAGCACTTCAAGAAGCATTAAGACAAGTAGAAAAAGATAAAGAAGAAATAGTAGTAAAAAATAATGAGTTGCAGGCGCAAGAAGAAGAAATGAGGCAAACAGTCGAAGAACTGACAAGTGTAAATGAGCAAATGAAGCTACAAGAAGAAAAATTACGTGTACAAGTACAGGAAAATAAGTTGCAACTTTATCAAATTGAACAGCAAGAAGATTTAATGCGTAGCTCGTTCGAAGAATTACAAGAAAAAACAGAGCAAATGGAAGCACAGGAGGCAATTATGCAGCAAGCCATGATTGAAATGAATCGTATCAACGAAGAATTACAAGTCTCTGAACAACGTTTAGAAAAGGAAGTTGAGCGAAGAACAGCACAAATTGCATCACAAAATAAAGCCTTAGAACATTCTTATCTTGCTTTAGAGTCCAAAACACGTACATTACATCAAAGTATTAATTATGCAAAGCATATTCAAAATGCTATTTTGCCTCCCAAAATGGTAGTAAAAGCTCTTTTTTCTGAATCATTTGTTTTCTACAAGCCAAAAGATATAGTTTCAGGAGATTTTTATTGGGTAGATAGAAAGATAAATAGTGATGGTAATATGCGTATTGCCATTGCAGCCGTTGATTGTACAGGACACGGTGTACCAGGAGCAATTATGTCTATGATTGGATATAATCTGTTAAACCAATTTTCCAATCAAGCAACTTTAGAAGAACCTCACTTATTAGTGGAAAAACTACACAATGGAGTAATTCAGTCGCTTCAACAAGAACATACAGAAAATCGTGATGGAATGGATTTATCTATTTGTGTTTATGATTCTGAAAAACAAACAATTGATTTTGTAGGAGCTAAAAATCCTCTCATTTACATTCAAGATAATCAATTACAAGAAATAAAAGGAACAAATGCAAGTGTAGGAGGAGCTTTCTATAAACAGAAAAAAATACATTTTGAAAAACACACTATTGATGTAAGTAAACCCACAACCATTTATTTGTACTCTGATGGCTATCAAGATCAGTTTGGAGGAAAAAAGGGACGAAAATTTATGAAATCTAAATTCAAAAAATTACTTTTTGACAATCATCAAAAACCCATGGAAGAACAATCTAAACTATTTAGAACTACCTTTAACAAATGGAAAGAAGACGAAGACCAAGTAGATGATGTTTTGTTGATTGGTCTAAAAATTAACTCTTAA
- a CDS encoding endonuclease/exonuclease/phosphatase family protein: MQKTFLLSIISCFILFSCSPSKNATEKENTALADEFKPKTEADSAIEAIENMPAYNPNPSVHTVAFYNVENLFDTEDDPNTFDDDFTPNGKQKWTTERYEQKIKKIAKVISMIGDEDGAEIIGVCEIENEKVLKDLINDPLLKKYGYNYVHYDSPDERGIDVALLYKEPVFKVTSSKNYEAKLPDNDKTRDVLLVSGKLEGEEIHIVVNHWSSRGGGEEKSRPKRMVSALVARQIVDDLEAKNPNAKILLMGDFNDEPFNESITKGLQAIESPDIKGKQLFNVFASLEKEGKGTYNYKGDWNMLDQIIINKGFFVANNNAKGWRYLDGNIYDQEFLKETSGKYKGNPFRMYVGTKFLGGYSDHFPIYVHLERQ, encoded by the coding sequence ATGCAAAAAACTTTCTTACTTTCTATAATCAGTTGTTTTATTTTGTTTTCTTGTTCGCCCTCTAAAAATGCAACAGAAAAAGAAAATACGGCTTTAGCAGATGAATTTAAGCCAAAAACAGAAGCTGATTCTGCCATTGAAGCTATCGAAAACATGCCTGCTTATAATCCAAATCCTTCTGTTCATACAGTTGCTTTTTACAATGTTGAAAATTTGTTTGATACAGAAGATGACCCAAATACTTTTGATGATGACTTCACTCCCAATGGAAAGCAGAAATGGACAACTGAACGCTATGAGCAAAAAATAAAAAAAATAGCTAAAGTAATCAGTATGATAGGCGATGAAGATGGAGCAGAAATCATTGGAGTTTGTGAAATAGAAAATGAAAAGGTTTTGAAAGATTTAATCAATGATCCACTTTTGAAAAAATATGGTTATAATTATGTTCATTATGATTCGCCTGATGAAAGAGGAATTGATGTAGCACTTCTTTATAAAGAACCTGTTTTTAAGGTTACCTCTTCAAAAAACTATGAAGCCAAACTTCCTGATAATGATAAGACAAGAGATGTTTTGTTGGTTTCTGGAAAGTTAGAAGGTGAAGAGATTCATATTGTAGTAAATCATTGGTCTTCAAGAGGTGGAGGAGAAGAAAAAAGTCGTCCTAAACGTATGGTTTCTGCGCTTGTTGCTCGTCAGATTGTAGATGATTTGGAAGCAAAAAATCCGAATGCAAAAATCCTTTTAATGGGTGATTTTAATGATGAACCTTTCAATGAAAGTATAACAAAAGGCTTGCAAGCTATTGAATCACCAGATATTAAAGGAAAGCAGCTTTTCAATGTATTTGCTTCATTAGAAAAAGAAGGAAAAGGAACATACAACTACAAAGGAGACTGGAATATGCTTGATCAAATTATTATCAATAAAGGATTTTTTGTAGCCAATAATAATGCAAAAGGCTGGCGTTATCTTGATGGAAATATTTATGACCAAGAATTTTTGAAAGAAACATCAGGAAAATATAAAGGAAATCCGTTCAGAATGTATGTAGGAACAAAGTTTTTGGGTGGTTATAGCGACCATTTTCCTATTTATGTGCATTTGGAAAGACAATAA
- a CDS encoding alkaline phosphatase D family protein produces the protein MKKTTLFILYCIAFSVTSLPVFGQDTGTITKIVSPTAQPAPISLKRKISKISSQNDVQDGLPFEERLKPFYHGIASGDPLSDRVIIWTRVTPDTETQTSDIPVKWYLTSDVELKNVVAEGEFTTNADRDFTVKIDVVGLQPNTTYYYYFSALEANSLIGRTKTAPNETNAEHLKFAVVSCQNYEAGYFNAFGRIADRNDLDAVVHLGDYIYEYGKGAYGANLIERSHQPETEILTVADYRTRYSLYRLDHNLRRAHQQHPFITIWDDHEFANDSYKDGAQNHTDSTEGSWADRKAISKKVYDEWMPIRTQNTGIYRVINYGNLMDLIMIDTRIEGRDEQINDVTNPLMYAPNRTLLGQTQKEWFLDKLGNSTAKWKVIGNQVIFSEFNVGWAAAALTPPQTPAQVESTFTDIWDGYPIERDNIIDFMSGNSIDNIVWLTGDFHSTFAFDVAKRPSIFGFDEATPTYNASTGEGSVAVEFATPSIASANFDENVGAATSAALEYQINKPLPAPLEGINPNPHMKFVDLDRHGYFILDIKESAVQADWFFVDKVLEPSEIENFGEGWLTTDGRNHLTKADAQTEPKSTQATAAPNEVPEYVDEVLGLFPTKNEFTDIAILSLYPNPSSTIALVNYAVARPMNVKIKLIDSQGKTIRVINEQKNVSGNFALHFSVKDLSVGVYILQFETPKGQISRRVVVEK, from the coding sequence ATGAAAAAAACTACTTTATTTATCTTGTATTGTATTGCTTTTTCGGTAACTAGTTTACCAGTCTTTGGACAAGATACTGGCACAATCACAAAGATAGTCAGTCCAACAGCACAACCTGCTCCTATTTCTCTCAAAAGAAAAATATCCAAGATTAGTTCTCAAAATGATGTTCAAGATGGCTTACCTTTCGAAGAGCGTCTAAAACCATTTTATCATGGGATTGCTTCTGGTGATCCTCTTTCTGACCGAGTAATTATTTGGACACGAGTAACACCAGATACAGAAACACAAACAAGTGATATTCCTGTAAAATGGTATTTAACTTCTGATGTTGAGCTTAAAAATGTAGTTGCAGAAGGAGAGTTTACTACAAATGCAGATAGAGATTTTACAGTCAAGATTGATGTAGTTGGTTTACAGCCAAATACAACTTATTATTATTACTTTTCTGCTTTGGAAGCAAATTCACTTATTGGTCGTACCAAGACAGCTCCTAATGAAACCAATGCAGAACATTTAAAATTTGCTGTTGTTTCTTGTCAAAATTATGAAGCTGGTTATTTCAATGCCTTTGGAAGAATTGCAGACCGAAATGACCTTGATGCTGTTGTTCATTTGGGAGACTATATTTATGAGTATGGAAAAGGAGCGTATGGCGCAAACCTTATCGAACGTTCACATCAACCAGAAACAGAAATTTTGACTGTTGCAGATTATCGTACTCGTTATTCATTGTATCGTTTAGACCATAATCTTCGAAGAGCGCATCAACAGCATCCTTTCATTACTATTTGGGATGACCATGAATTTGCAAATGATTCTTACAAAGATGGAGCGCAAAATCATACTGATTCGACAGAAGGAAGTTGGGCAGATAGAAAAGCAATTTCTAAAAAAGTATATGATGAATGGATGCCCATCCGAACGCAAAATACAGGAATCTATCGTGTTATTAATTACGGAAATTTGATGGATTTGATTATGATTGATACTCGTATCGAAGGGCGTGATGAGCAAATTAATGATGTTACAAATCCACTTATGTATGCACCAAACCGTACACTTTTAGGGCAAACTCAAAAAGAATGGTTTTTGGATAAACTAGGTAACTCTACTGCAAAATGGAAAGTAATCGGAAACCAAGTTATTTTTTCGGAGTTTAATGTCGGATGGGCTGCTGCTGCGCTTACTCCTCCACAAACACCTGCACAAGTAGAAAGTACATTTACAGATATTTGGGATGGTTATCCAATAGAAAGAGATAATATTATTGATTTTATGTCAGGTAATTCTATCGACAATATAGTTTGGCTGACAGGTGATTTTCATTCTACTTTTGCCTTTGATGTTGCAAAACGTCCATCTATTTTTGGCTTTGATGAGGCAACTCCTACTTATAATGCTTCAACTGGTGAAGGTTCTGTAGCTGTTGAGTTTGCCACTCCAAGTATTGCTTCTGCTAATTTTGATGAAAATGTAGGTGCAGCTACTTCAGCAGCTTTAGAATACCAAATTAACAAACCTCTTCCTGCACCTTTAGAAGGCATTAATCCAAATCCTCACATGAAGTTTGTTGATTTGGACAGACATGGTTACTTTATTTTGGATATTAAAGAAAGTGCTGTTCAGGCAGATTGGTTTTTTGTAGATAAAGTGTTAGAACCTTCTGAAATTGAGAACTTTGGAGAAGGCTGGCTAACAACAGATGGAAGAAATCATCTAACAAAAGCAGATGCACAGACTGAACCTAAATCTACACAAGCAACAGCAGCACCAAATGAAGTTCCTGAATATGTGGATGAAGTTTTAGGTCTTTTTCCTACAAAAAATGAGTTTACAGATATTGCAATTTTGAGTTTGTATCCAAATCCTTCTTCTACAATTGCACTTGTAAATTATGCAGTTGCTCGTCCAATGAATGTCAAAATCAAACTTATTGATTCTCAAGGAAAAACTATAAGAGTAATCAATGAACAAAAAAATGTGAGTGGAAATTTTGCTCTTCATTTTTCTGTAAAAGACCTTTCAGTAGGTGTTTATATTCTTCAATTCGAAACACCAAAAGGACAGATTAGCCGTAGAGTTGTAGTAGAGAAATAA